From the genome of Silurus meridionalis isolate SWU-2019-XX chromosome 20, ASM1480568v1, whole genome shotgun sequence, one region includes:
- the LOC124402700 gene encoding C-C chemokine receptor type 4-like yields MEENYDDYLLSFFNQTSTTDDPESILNETVFYCEKAGVTRFGATFIPTVYYMNFLLSLLGNGLVLCIIYKYEKLGTVTNIFLLNLVISDLLFASTLPFWAVYHRSEWIFGPGLCKFIGSLYSIGFSSSILFLTLMTFDRYLAVVHAITAAQSRRRLYAYCMSFVVWFLSFFASLKDIVFYNVRLNKPGGWVCEESGYSHQTIVKWQLMGYYLQFGVFFLLPLMMMFYCYARITIRIISTRIQEKCRAIKLIFVIIFTFFICWTPYNVVLLLKALHLASRDRSCAEELDYAEYVTRNIAYLYCCISPVFYTFVGKKFQSHFRKLLAKHIPCLKTTILSSQSSRTTSFRSPNTEYY; encoded by the coding sequence ATGGAAGAGAACTATGATGACTAtttgttgagtttttttaatcagaCCTCCACGACGGACGATCCAGAATCCATCCTCAATGAGACGGTATTTTACTGTGAGAAGGCCGGCGTGACCAGGTTTGGTGCAACATTCATCCCGACAGTCTATTATATGAACTTCTTGCTGAGCCTTTTAGGAAATGGTCTGGTTTTGTGCATCATCTATAAGTATGAGAAGCTTGGAACGGTCACCAACATCTTCCTGCTCAACCTGGTCATTTCGGACCTTCTATTCGCCTCCACCTTGCCTTTCTGGGCTGTCTACCACCGCTCCGAGTGGATATTCGGACCCGGGCTTTGCAAGTTCATCGGTAGCTTGTACTCAATTGGATTTTCCAGCTCCATCCTCTTCCTCACCCTCATGACCTTTGATCGCTACCTGGCTGTGGTTCACGCCATCACGGCAGCCCAGAGCCGCCGGAGGTTGTACGCCTACTGCATGTCTTTTGTCGTCTGGTTTCTCAGTTTCTTTGCAAGCCTTAAGGACATCGTCTTCTACAATGTCCGGCTGAACAAACCGGGCGGCTGGGTTTGTGAAGAGAGTGGCTACTCACACCAGACCATAGTTAAATGGCAGCTGATGGGTTACTACCTGCAGTTCGGCGTGTTCTTCCTGCTTCCCCTGATGATGATGTTCTATTGCTATGCCCGGATCACCATTCGCATCATCTCCACACGCATACAGGAGAAGTGCAGGGCTATCAAGCTCATCTTCGTCATTATCTTCACCTTTTTCATCTGCTGGACGCCCTACAACGTGGTCCTCCTCCTCAAGGCGCTCCATTTGGCTTCCAGGGACAGATCGTGTGCCGAAGAGTTGGACTATGCAGAATATGTCACGCGTAACATCGCGTACTTGTACTGCTGCATCAGTCCTGTGTTCTACACCTTCGTGGGGAAGAAGTTCCAGAGCCATTTCCGGAAACTTCTAGCAAAGCACATACCCTGCTTGAAGACCACCATCCTGTCGTCTCAGAGCAGCAGGACGACGTCATTCAGGAGCCCGAATACTGAGTATTACTAA